CACTAATCTCAGGTTTGCTTCTGCTAATCGGCGTTTTGCCTCTTTATCTCCTGCTTCAATGCGCTTTGCAAGCATTATTTCTTCTTCAGCCGAAAGAAGTGGAACTTTTCCTATTTCTTTTAAATACATCCTTACCGGGTCATCGATGGCCACTCCCTCTGGAGCGGAAAGATCTATTTCTTCCGGAGGAACCTCTTCAAGTTCAAGATCTTCTTCTGTAGAAGCTTCTTCGCTATCGTCTATAATTTCAATCCCCATTTCTTCCAGGGATTCATATATTTTATCAATTTGATCAGCATCAAGATCCTCCAAATCTTCTAAGGCATTCATAATTTCTCCGTAAGAAAGTGACCCATTTTTCTTGCCCTTTTCTATTAGGTCCTTTACAATTTTCATTTTATCCTGCATTTTGTCCTGCGTTGCTTTTTTGCTGTTTTTCTTTTCCATCTGTTCTTTTTCTGCCATTATGCCCCCTCCTTCCCCGGATTAGTGTAAGTCTTTAATCCATTCATTTCAGTCTTAAGTTGTTGATAGGTATTCAAAAGACTGTTGATCTCCTCTCTTTGACCTAGCATTTCAGCTTCCTTTATCTCTCGTCTCACTTGAGATATGGCTTTCTTAAGATATCCTTGTTTTATCTTGACAACAAGAGAATTTATAATTTCTTTGTCGTCTGAAATTAGATTTTCAAGAAGTATCGCTGAAAGTTCTGCGCCTTCTTCTTCATCTAAATAATTAAAAATGTCAGAGGCATTTACCTCTTGATTTTTATTGACCATTTCAAATATAATTTCAGCAATTTTTTTTGTGTTTTTATTTGTAAAAAATCGAGGTTCAATTTTTTCTCCCAAGTTTTTCCACATACGGTTATCACTTTCAAGCATAAATTTTAGCAGCTTACGCTCAGCCTTATGAACTCCGCTGATTGCGGGCGCTTTAGATAAGACAAAATTATTCGAACCGGTTAAACTTTCTCTAGAACCGGCTCGCGGCATTGCTTGAGCTGATTTTTTTCTTTTTTCCTTTGCTTCCTTTATTATAGAACCGGCAGAAATGCCAATTTCTGAAGCTAGTTTCTTAGCATATATCTCTAGTTCCGGTTCGCTGTCCACAGCACTGAGGATCTCTATAGCTTGCTCAATAAATTTTAATTTCTCCTCCGAATTATTTATATTAATACCTTTTTTTGCTAAAGTCAATTTATAATTTATTAGATCTTCTGCATTATTTAGAAGACCTCGGAAATAATCCGGACCGTATATGCTTACTATTTCGTCAGGGTCTTTGCCTTCAGGCAAAGCTAGAACCTTTACGTAAAGTCCTTCTTGAGCCAATACTTCCATTCCTCTTACAGTAGCAGCTTCTCCGGCTGCATCTCCATCATATGAGAGAATAACACTATTTGTATATTTTTTAAGCAGCTTTGCCTGGTTTTTTGTAAGGGCAGTGCCCAAAGAAGCTACGGTATTTTCAAAGCCGTGTTGGTGCAGCATTATGCAGTCCATATAACCTTCGACTATAATAACGTCTAAAGACGGATCTTTTTTTATTTTTGAAAGAGCGTACAAATTATCGCCTTTTGAAAACAGCGGCGTTTCAGGAGAATTTAAATATTTCGGAAGGGATTCATCAAGGGCGCGCCCTCCAAACCCTATTATGTTTCTTGTAATATCCTCTATAGGAAAAATTATCCTGTTCCTAAACCTGTCATAAAAACCTTTTTTATCCTTTCGCGGTATGGCAAGACCTATTTTCTCCAAGGCTTCAGCGCTTATACCTTTACTTTTGTAAAATTTGATAAGCGAATCCCAGGATTTTGGAGCATAACCAATGCAAAACTTTTCTATTGTCTCGTCTCTTATACCGCGTTTTTTCAAATAATTTATCGCGTTTTTACCTTCGCTTGTATGAAGTAAGCAGTAGTTATAGTATTTTGCCGCTAACCTATTTATTGAAAAATATTCACGTTTTGTTCGAAATTCCTCGGAAAACTCCTGATTCATATCATGCGGAAGTCTTACATTAAATTTATCTGCAAGATACCTGACGGCCTCAGGAAAGCTAAGATTTTCTTTTTTCATTACAAAGTTAAAAACATTTCCACCTGCGCCGCACCCAAAGCAATAAAACAGCTGCTTCTCTCCATTTACACTAAATGAAGGAGTTTTTTCATCGTGAAAAGGGCATAGACCCTTGTAATTCTCACCCTGCTTTTTGAGAGAAACATATTCTGAAACAACAACCACTATATCAGCTGCGTTTTGCACTTCTTTGATAATATCTTCAGGATAAAACCCCATTTTCTTCACCAAACCTCAAAAACTTCCTCAATCATTAATAAAGTAGTTCTTTTTTGGTTTATTGATTTATCTCTCCTCTTTTCAAATTTACATAAAACATTATTCTACGTTAATACCCATTATTCCTTCTTTTATTTTTACAAATCTACGAGCAAAATTTTTTATATTTCCAAGGGCCATGATGATGGAACAAAAAACTCTTTGAACTTGCTTATTGCAAAAATATCCGTCATTCCTGCTATATAATCAGCCACCGCTCTTTGAATTCCTGACTCCTGGGATATTTTTACAAATTCTAAAGGCATAAGATCCGGGTTATTAATATAATGTTCGAATAAGAGTTTGATCATTTCTCTGACTTTGTTTTCCTGGGTCTTTGCAGATGAACCTATATAAACCTTTTCAAAGAGGAATGTTCTCAGTTCCCAAGTTGCATTAAAAACATTATCACTCATTTTTACTTCGGCTTTTTCATAGCTTGTCTCGATAACATCCTTAATCATTGTATCAATACGCTCTCCGTGCTTTTTGCCTAAAATGGCAACTGATTTTCGCGGCAGGTCCTCTTCTTTAAGTATTCCTGCTCTTTCAGCATCATCAATATCATGATTTATATATGCAATCCAATCAGATAGCCTTACCACATATCCTTCTAATGTTGCAGGTTTTCCCCTTGTGGTATGGTTTCTAATCCCATCTCGCACTTCCCATGTAAGATTAAGCCCTGTGCCTTTTTCCAAAAAATCTACGACTCTAAGGCTTTGCTCTTCATGTCTGAAGCCCTCGTCTAAAAGCTCATTTAGCACTTGTTCGCCCGTATGCCCAAAAGGTGTGTGTCCTAGATCGTGCCCTAATGCAATAGCTTCTGTTAGGTCTTCGTTTAATCTTAAACTTCGAGATATCGTCCGTGCTATCTGAGATACTTCTAGTGTATGAGTGATACGAGTTCTGTAATGGTCGCCTTCAGGCGAAATAAATACCTGGGTTTTGTGTTTTAATCGTCGGAAAGCTTTTGAGTGAATTATTCTGTCTCGGTCTCTTTGAAAATCTGTTCTTATACTACATTTTTCCTCCTCTCTGCATCTACCTTTCGTATTACAGCTCAGAGAGGCATAAGGGGAAAGATAATTTCTTTCAAAGTCCTCCTGTCTTTCGCGAAAATTCACAGGACACCACTCCTTAAAGATTTCCGAATCAGCTTTTGGTCATTCTCGTATATATGATATTCGATATCAAGATCCCTTTTTCCTCTAATTTATTAAAAAATAGATAAAGCAAGAGTGCAACACAATGTAATTGGCACTCTTGCTTTTTTGTTTTTATATTTACGAATATAAGCTTTTTAACCTATCTTAATTATTATCCTCTCTGGGATTTGTAAGCTGAGCTTGAGCCGCAGCAAGTCGTGCTATAGGTACTCTAAAGGGCGAACAACTTACAAAATCAAGCCCTATCATATGACAAAACTCTACCGAACTGGGTTCGCCGCCGTGCTCACCGCAAATACCTATCAGAAGATCAGGTTTTACACTGCGGCCTTTTTCTACTGCCATCTTCATTAATAAGCCGACTCCATCTCTATCTAAAACAATAAACGGTGAATCGCTTAGTATCTTGTTTTCAATATAATGTGGAAGTATTTTGCCCTCAGCATCATCTCGGCTAAAGCCGAATGTTGTCTGTGTCAAATCATTTGTTCCAAAAGAGAAGAAATCTGCATAATTTGCAATTTTATCAGCAGTAAGGCAAGCTCTCGGCAGCTCAATCATTGTACCTATTAGGTAGTGTACTTTAATTCCTTCTTCTTCAAACACATCTTCTGCTGTTTTTTCTACGGCTTCTCTTAGAATTCTAAGTTCGGCCTCATGTCCTACCAATGGTATTTCGATCTCAGGAAGAACTTTTACGCCTTTCTTTGCAAGATTGCATGCTGCTGTAAGTATCGCTCTAACTTGCATAGTATATATTTCAGGATATAAGAGGCCAAGCCTGCATCCTCTAAGTCCCAACATTGGATTCATTTCGCTTAGCGCACGAACTTTCTTTAATATTTCTTGTTTTTCTTCTAATTCTTTGGATGGGCCTTTCGCCTTAAGTTCCATTATTTCAACTATGAGTTCTTCCTCATTAGGCAAAAATTCATGAAGCGGGGGGTCCAATAATCTTACGGTAACAGGCAGACCTTCCATTGCTTGGAATATGCCTTCAAAATCTTTTTGCTGCATTGGAAGAATCTTACTCAGTGCTTCTTCCCTTTCTTCTTTGGTCTCCGCCATAATCATCTGCTGAACTACCGGCAGCCGATCCTGAGCCATAAACATATGCTCTGTCCTGCAAAGGCCTATTCCCTCTGCGCCAAATTCCAATGCCTTTTGAGCATCAGATGGTGTATCAGCATTTGCTCTAACTTTTAGTTTGCGTATTTCATCGGCCCAAGCAAGAATTTGATTAAATTCTTCAGAAAGCTCAGGATCAATTAACGGAACTTGGCCAAGCATAACCTCTCCTGTTGAACCATCAATAGAAATTATATCACCTTTTTTAACTGTAATCTGCCCGACTTTAAACTCTTGTTTTTCATAGTCGATTCGAATACTTTCACAACCTGATACACATGGTTTGCCCATTCCTCTTGCCACAACAGCAGCATGGCTTGTCATGCCTCCACGGCTTGTAAGTACGCCTTGAGCCGCTACAATACCATGAATATCGTCAGGAGTAGTTTCCGTTCTGACAAGGATTATTTTTTCGCCGTTGTTTCCAAGAGCTTCTGCCTCATCCGGATCAAAAACCACACGGCCGCAGGCTGCACCTGGTGAAGCCGGCAATCCTTTGGCTATTGGCTGCACTTTTGCATTTGGGTCTATTCTGCGGTGTAGTAGGGTCTCTACTTGGCCCGCCGGCACCCTAAGAATTGCTTCCTCTTTAGTTATGAGGCCTTCCTTTACCATATCAACTGCCACTTTAACGGCTGCTTGTGCTGTGCGTTTGCCGCTGCGGGTCTGCAGCATGTATAGTTTGCCGTTTTCAATGGTAAATTCTATATCCTGCATATCCCGATAATGTTTTTCAAGTAAGTTGCAAACATTTATAAACTGCTCATAAACCTCAGGCATTACTTCTTTAAGCTGTTTTATATCTTGAGGTGTCCTGATACCTGCAACTACGTCTTCGCCCTGAGCATTCATTAAAAATTCGCCATAAACTTCTTTTTCGCCGGTAGAGGGATTCCTTGTAAATGCAACACCGGTTCCTGAATCATTGCCCTTATTCCCGAATACCATTGCCTGAACATTCACAGCAGTTCCTAAATCATCAGGTATCTTATTAATCCTGCGGTAGACTTTTGCCCTCTGATTGTTCCAAGATTTAAACACCGCTTCTACTGCCATTAGAAGCTGTTCTTTTGGATCTTGGGGAAAATCTCGCCCAGTCTCTTCTCTTATCAATTTTTTGTAGCCCTCTATAACTTCCTTCCAGTCTTCAGCATCTAGTTCTGTATCATATGTAGCATTCTTTTTCTTTTTGACCTCACTTATTATTTCTTCAAACTTTTCATGAGGAACTTCCATAACTACATTTCCAAACATCTGAATAAATCTTCTGTAGCTGTCATAGGCAAAGCGCTCGTTGCCGGTTTTCTCTGCAAGCCCTTTTACGCTCTCATCATTTAGGCCTAAGTTAAGTATCGTGTCCATCATACCGGGCATAGATATAGCAGCGCCTGATCTTACGGACACAAGGAGAGGATCTTTAGGATCTCCAAGCTTTTTGCCCATTTCTTTTTCTAGCTCTTCCAATGCTTGAAAAATCTGGGATAAAATATCCTCCGATATTTTTTCACCTTCCTCATAATAGTTCAAGCAAGCTTCCGTGGTAATTGTAAAGCCCATAGGTACAGGCAAACCTATTTTTGTCATTTCTGCCAGATTTGCGCCTTTTCCTCCAAGTAGCTTGCGCATTTGAGCATTGCCTTCGCGAAAATTGTAAACATATTTTTTTGCCATCTTTACATTTCCCCTTTCTGTATTATTTCCAATATATTACTTGCTATCTCTTCTACTGCTTTATTCGAAACATCAATTTGTGGACATCCGATTTTTTTCATAATGTTTTCAGCATACTCAAGTTCTTCTTTTATTCTGTCAAGTTGCGCATAGCTTGCTTTTTCGTCAAGTCCCATAGCCTTTAGTCTTTCACGTCTTATTTCATATAATTTTTCCGCAGTTATAGTAAGACCTACAATTTTATTGGGCGCTAGAGTGAACAATTCATCCGGAGGCGCCACTTCAGGTACGAGCCTTAAATTAGCCACTTTAAGTCTTTTATGAGCAAGGAACATTGCTAAGGGAGTCTTGGAAGTCCTGGAAACACCGATAAGCACTACATCGGCACGGGAAAGGCCTCTCGGGTCTTTACCGTCATCATACTGCACGGCAAATTCTATTGCCTCTACCTTTTTAAAGTAATCTTCATCTGTTCGATGAACTAAGCCAGGCTGCAGATGAGGTTTCACATCAATTATTTTTGAGAAGGCTTCCATCATGGGTCCCATTAAATCCACAATTGGAATGTTGTTTTCGTTTGCAAGATTTATAAGAAGCTGCCTTACCTCAGGCAGGACGATAGTGCAAACAATTATACAGTTGTCCGTATGTTTTGCCTCTTCAATTATGTCTGTCACATATTCACTATCCGTTACATAAGGGATTTTACGGATTTCTACTTTTCCGGAGTTAAATTGAACCATTGTTGCACGGGTTACAATTTCTGCTGTTTCTCCAATAGAATCTGAAACAACAAAAACCACCGGCTGGTTTTTATCTTCTTTTATAATTATCCCTCCCTTCAGTTCTTTCCAAGCTCAACAAAAAGTTTAGTAATAGTTGTTTTAGTCACTTTGCCAACTATTTTATACTTTTCTTGACCGTTTTCTATTACAGCTTTAACCACCGGTAGTGCATCGACTTGATGATCTACAATTTTTCTTGCGGCTTCATATGCGCTTTCCTCGGGAGTTACAGTTACTATATTGGGCATCCTAGTCATAACAACACCTATAGGTATTTGATGCGTATTAGTATTCCCTATGGCTGTTTTAAGCAAGTCCTTTCGGGAAACTATCCCCTGCAGATTCCCCTCATCGTCTGAAACAAATAAGGTGCCCACATCTGTCAAGAATAAGGTAACTATTGCATCATATACAGAAGTGCTTTCTTTTACGATTACCGGAGTTGCTTTGATTTCGTCTACTTTAATATCAGTTATTTTCTCTGATATTAAAGTATCTACGGCTTTACCGGTAAAGAAATAGCCTACTCTAGGTCTTGCCTCCAGCACACCAAGCATAGTCAAAACTGCAAGATCCGGTCGCAGTGCCGATCGGGTCAAATTAAGTTTTTCCGCAATTTGTTCGCTTGTAATTGGCTCATTTTTTTTTACTATATCCACTATCAAAGCCTGTCTTGGTGATAATTTTATGAGTTTTCACTCCCTTCAAAAACGCACAGGCTGCAAATGCCAACTAATATTATACTACAAAACTTTCAAAAATCCTCTTTTTTACAGAAAGAATTATTTTAGGCATTATGAGTGAAAGCTTTGGACGTCTTTTATAAATTGGGTTGTTTTAAGTTTTTTATCAATATGATATTCTATAAAAAGCTCTAATATCTCCTGTAGCTGCTGTTTAGTATATTCTTTAATTTCAATGTCTTCCAGTTCTTCATAGGTCTTTGTCAGCATCTTTCTCATTACATTTAAGGTATCTGTAGTAATGTTTACCGCTTTTTTATCTTTTTCGATACAATCTCTGCAGAGAATACCTCCCATTGAAGGGCTAAAATAAATTATATTAAAATTTTTTTTGCCGCAGTTCACGCACCTAAAAAGTTCCGGTGTAAAACCATTAAGTGCTAAAAGCTTTATTTCATAAATCCTGCTTAGTACCTCCGGATTTTCTGATTCCTGCAATAGATACATTGTTTTTAAAAAGAAATCAAAAAGCTGTTTATTTTTATCTTCTAAGGGCGTCGATGCTCTCAGAAGCTCTGCAAAATACAATCCATATGCTACAGCCTCTAGGCTCTGGCGTATTCTAAAAAAAGATTCCTTGATTTCGCATTGGCTTACAGAATCCAGACTTTTGTTCTCTAAAATCAAAAAATTGCTGTAGCAAAAAAGCTGAGTACCGGCTAAAATGGGACTGCGAGGCCGTCTAACTCCTCTTGCCACAACATGGATTTTGCCCTTGTCAGGCGAAAAAAGCGTAAGCACTTTATCTGCTTCGCCTAAATTTCTGTGGCCTAAGACTACGGCATCAGTTCTATAAAGAGCCATTTAAAGTTTACTCCTTCATTAATACAATCAGTATTTTACATATTTAAAAACATAATTATTTTTTTAAAGAAAACTATGTATCCGACTATTACTGCATTTACTGCAGATATGAGCACAGCGCCGGCCGCTACATTTTTAGCAGCTTTAGCTAGCGGATGATATTCTGTGGTATACATATCAACAACTGTCTCAATTGCTGTATTAATCATTTCTGCAACTAATACCATTGTAACCGTCAAGGAAATCGCTAAGATTTCAGATATGCTAAGTTTGAGTAAAAAACTTAGCAATACGACTATTATTGCAGCAAAAAAATGAATTTTTATATTGCGTTGAGTTTTAAATGCGTAAACCACCCCTGCTAAAGCGCATAAAAAACTTTCTCCCAGGCTTCGGGTTTTTTTCATCTTAGCCAACCTCTTTTGTTATCTTGTTAAACCTATGGATTCTAAAATCTTCTCTTCTTTATTTCTCATAACTGCTCTTTCGCTTTCAGTCTCATGGTCATAACCCAAAAGATGTAATATGCCGTGAGTTACTAAAAATCCGATCTCCCGTTCTATCGAATGACCATATTCCTCAGCTTGACTCCTAGCCCTTTCCAATGAAATGACCACATCTCCCAATAACTCTTCTTCTTCACATTCAAAGCTGATATCCGATTCATCCACGCTTTCCCGCATAGCAAAAGAAAGTACATCTGTCGGCGCATCGATTGATCTGTAGTTTTTATTAAGATTTTGAATATATTCATCATCTACAAGCACAATACTGACTTCCACATCACCTGACACGTTTTCAGCTAGTAGTGCAGCATTAATCACCTTCGCTATAAGATCTTCCAGTTCTTTTGAAACCTCAATTTTGTTTTGCATATTGTTTATTATTACATCTGCCATCATTCCAAGTCCTTTCCTTGTAATTCCCTCAGTTTTTCGGGATATTCGATACGCGTATGAAAAATTCCCGTAAGCACTTTAGAAAAAGCGATTGCTATTTTATCAAGGTCTTTTAAGGTTAAATCGCACTCATCTAATTGTCCGTCGGAAAGTTTATCTTTGATTATCTGGCGAATCAATCCCTCGATCTTGCCGGGAGTAGGATTTGGCATAGACCTAACTGCAGCTTCAACGCAGTCTGCCAGCATTACTATTGCAACTTCTTTTTTCTGAGGCCTAGGGCCTTCATAACGATATATTTCCTTATCTACTTTTTTATCTTTATTGTCACCGTTTTCTTCTAAAGCCTTATTGTAAAAAAATGATAGTAAGGTAGTCCCATGATGCTGCTGAATGAAATCCTTAATACAGGATGGAAGATGGTATTTATCCGCCGATTCAATCCCATCTTTTACATGCGATGTAATAATTAACGCACTAAGAGCAGGGGTTAATTTATCATGAGGATTATCCGACATAAATTGGTTTTCTATAAAAAAATATGGGCGTTTTAATTTACCAATATCGTGATAATCTGCCCCCACCCGGGCAAGTAAGGCATCTGCACCAACGGCTTCGGCGCCTGCCTCTGCCAAGTTGCCGACTATTACGGAATGATGGTAGGTGCCCGGTGCATCCAGCATTAATTTTCTAAGCAGTGGCTGGTTCGGATTTGAAAGTTCTAGCAGTTTTATGGCGCTTGTAATTCCAAAGGCAGTTTCTAAAAAAGGAAGCATGCCAATTGCAAGTATGGAAGATAAAATCCCATTGACGAGTCCCCAGGCACTTTGCCTTGCTACTTCCAAAAACGTGCTGCTATTATTCAAAAGCAGAAGGCCCGTTATACTAAAAACATTTATTGTGCTAATTATCACTCCAGCCTTTGTAAGATCAGATCTTAGCGACACTTTTGTTGAGCAAAAAACTCCTGCAAGCGCCCCTGCAAGCGCAACTAATATAAATGAAAAGTCATTTTCAAACATTATCCCACATACCGCACTCATGGCAAAACTTGAAAGTATCGCTATATTGGGATTGATGAGAATAGATATAAGCATGCTGCCCGCTGCCAAAGGCACCAGATATTTTGAAATAGGTTTTATCCCTACTGAAATAACCAGAGTAGCGAGTATTATCGTCACAAATAGAGCTAAATATACATTGTTGGCGTATACATTTTTATGAAAAGTATATATGGAGTAGCCTAACATACCTGTAAGGAGAGCCGATATTATGCAAGCTCCGGCAATCAAGCCTAAATCTGCCCACGGCTCTCCCACAAGTAATCCTAATTCCTTTAGCATTTCTTTATGCTCTTTTGTTATAACTGTTCCTTTTTCAATTAGTACCTGATTTGCAACAACTTTTACTGGGGCTACGGCTTCCATGGCCTCCCGCTGCTGTTCCTCGGTTGCTTCTCTGTCATATATCATATTAGGCTTAATCGTAAATAAGGCAATTTCTTCGCCTATATTTTTATATTCTGCAGGCAGTTTTAGGTCTTTAAACTCATCTATTACATATTTTTTTGTCCTTTCTAATGAATCTTCTTTAACGCCTTCCTCCATAACTTCTTCAATTACGGCCTTTACTATTGTCTCAAGTTCTTTTAGAGATGTGTCGCTTATCGCAACAAGTTTGTTGTATGATTCATCGGATATCTCGGTTGAGATTTCTTCTCTTAATGACTTAATTTTTTCTTCATCAGTCAGGAAATCTTTGTTTCTAATTTCTTTAATGTAATTGAATATATTATCAGTTTGGTTTTTTACTTCAGCAGTAACGGTTTGATTTAAGGTATATTTTTTGGGGACAGCATCGGCTGCGGCCTGTCGAAGTTTAGTTGTTTCAATTGAATTTATTGTATCCTTCTTTGCTATAATATTTTCTTGGAGAACCTCGCCAATTCTTACATCGTATTTTGGAGGAATTGCAGAAAAAAATATCATTGCTGTCAGTGCTATAAAGAAAAAAAGCCCCAGCGCCACCTTCTGGAACATTGAACTAGTAAGGACTGATTCTATAAATCTCTTGGGAAAAGCAAGCTTTGCCACGGTTATATATCACTCCACGTTCTTTTTAAGGCGCTTTTCGTCAAACCTTTCATAAGCCTTAATTATTCGCTGAACAACTTCGTGTCTTACTACATCTTTATCATCAAGGTATACAAACTGTATTCCTTTTATATCTTTTAATATCTCTCTCACTTCTTCAAGGCCTGAATAAACCCCTTTAGGCAAGTCAACTTGCGTTAAGTCACCGGTAACCACTGCTTTTGACCCAAAGCCAAGGCGCGTCAAAAACATCTTCATTTGCTCCGATGTAGTGTTCTGGGCTTCGTCAAGTATAACAAAGGAATCATCTAAAGTTCGTCCGCGCATGTAGGCAAGGGGAGCCACTTCAATCAATCCCTTTTCCATGTAACGGCGGAAAGCTTCTACCCCTAAAATATCATATAAAGCATCATACAGCGGCCTTAAATACGGGTCAACTTTATCTTGAAGGTCTCCCGGCAAAAATCCGAGTTTCTCGCCAGCTTCAACAGCAGGTCTTGTCAAGATAATTCTGTTGACTTCTTTCTCTTTAAATGCTGTAACTGCCATCGCCATAGCAAGATAGGTTTTACCGGTTCCAGCGGGGCCTATTCCAAAAACTATATCGTTTTTCTTCATTGCAAGTGTGTAAAGCTTTTGGCCAATTGTCTTTGGCTTTATCGGTTTTCCACGGTGGGTATAGCATACCACGTCATCATATAATTCGTTTATCTTTTCTCCCTCTCCATTCTTTGCAAGTCTTAC
This portion of the Tepidanaerobacter syntrophicus genome encodes:
- a CDS encoding HD family phosphohydrolase, translating into MAKLAFPKRFIESVLTSSMFQKVALGLFFFIALTAMIFFSAIPPKYDVRIGEVLQENIIAKKDTINSIETTKLRQAAADAVPKKYTLNQTVTAEVKNQTDNIFNYIKEIRNKDFLTDEEKIKSLREEISTEISDESYNKLVAISDTSLKELETIVKAVIEEVMEEGVKEDSLERTKKYVIDEFKDLKLPAEYKNIGEEIALFTIKPNMIYDREATEEQQREAMEAVAPVKVVANQVLIEKGTVITKEHKEMLKELGLLVGEPWADLGLIAGACIISALLTGMLGYSIYTFHKNVYANNVYLALFVTIILATLVISVGIKPISKYLVPLAAGSMLISILINPNIAILSSFAMSAVCGIMFENDFSFILVALAGALAGVFCSTKVSLRSDLTKAGVIISTINVFSITGLLLLNNSSTFLEVARQSAWGLVNGILSSILAIGMLPFLETAFGITSAIKLLELSNPNQPLLRKLMLDAPGTYHHSVIVGNLAEAGAEAVGADALLARVGADYHDIGKLKRPYFFIENQFMSDNPHDKLTPALSALIITSHVKDGIESADKYHLPSCIKDFIQQHHGTTLLSFFYNKALEENGDNKDKKVDKEIYRYEGPRPQKKEVAIVMLADCVEAAVRSMPNPTPGKIEGLIRQIIKDKLSDGQLDECDLTLKDLDKIAIAFSKVLTGIFHTRIEYPEKLRELQGKDLE
- a CDS encoding PhoH family protein produces the protein MTSLFGNRDINAKYIEEQFDVRIVTRNDEISIIGEEKDVKTVEQLLNQMVEMLQKDDAPTANDVKYFVRLAKNGEGEKINELYDDVVCYTHRGKPIKPKTIGQKLYTLAMKKNDIVFGIGPAGTGKTYLAMAMAVTAFKEKEVNRIILTRPAVEAGEKLGFLPGDLQDKVDPYLRPLYDALYDILGVEAFRRYMEKGLIEVAPLAYMRGRTLDDSFVILDEAQNTTSEQMKMFLTRLGFGSKAVVTGDLTQVDLPKGVYSGLEEVREILKDIKGIQFVYLDDKDVVRHEVVQRIIKAYERFDEKRLKKNVE